A DNA window from Zingiber officinale cultivar Zhangliang chromosome 3A, Zo_v1.1, whole genome shotgun sequence contains the following coding sequences:
- the LOC122051941 gene encoding tubulin beta-7 chain-like, which produces MREILHVQAGQCGNQIGGKFWEVVSDEHGIDPKGNYVGQSRLQLERVNVYYNEASGGRYVPRAVLMDLEPGTMDALRTGPYGQLFRPDNFVFGQNGAGNNWAKGHYTEGAELIDAVLDVVRKEAENCDCLQGFQICHSLGGGTGSGMGTLLISKIREEYPDRMMLTFSVFPSPKVSDTVVEPYNATLSVHQLVENADECMVLDNEALYDICFRTLKLTNPSFGDLNHLISTTMSGVTCCLRFPGQLNSDLRKLAVNLIPFPRLHFFMVGFTPLTSRGSQQYRALTIPELTQQMWDSKNMMCAADPRHGRYLTASAMYRGKMSTKEVDEQMIAVQNKNSSYFVEWIPNNVKSSVCDIPPTGLSMSATFMGNSTSIQEMFRRVSEQFTVMFRRKAFLHWYTGEGMDEMEFTEAESNMNDLVSEYQQYQDAVADAEEEEEAYAEEDN; this is translated from the exons ATGAGGGAGATACTGCACGTGCAAGCAGGGCAGTGCGGGAACCAGATCGGGGGCAAGTTCTGGGAGGTGGTGTCGGACGAACACGGCATCGATCCCAAGGGCAACTACGTGGGGCAGTCGCGGTTGCAACTGGAGCGGGTGAATGTGTACTACAACGAGGCGAGCGGGGGGCGGTACGTGCCGCGAGCGGTGCTCATGGACCTGGAGCCCGGCACCATGGACGCCCTCCGCACCGGCCCCTACGGCCAGCTCTTCCGCCCCGACAACTTCGTCTTCGGCCAGAACGGCGCCGGCAACAATTGGGCCAAGGGGCACTACACTGAGGGAGCCGAGCTGATCGACGCCGTCCTCGATGTCGTCCGCAAGGAGGCAGAGAACTGCGATTGCCTTCAAG GGTTTCAAATCTGCCACTCTCTGGGAGGCGGCACAGGGTCGGGCATGGGGACGCTTCTGATTTCCAAAATAAGGGAGGAGTACCCGGACCGAATGATGCTGACCTTCTCGGTGTTCCCCTCGCCCAAGGTCTCCGACACGGTGGTGGAGCCGTACAACGCGACGCTGTCGGTGCACCAGCTGGTGGAGAACGCCGACGAGTGCATGGTGCTCGACAACGAGGCCCTCTACGATATCTGCTTCCGCACCCTCAAGCTCACCAATCCAAGCT TTGGTGATTTGAACCATCTGATATCGACGACGATGAGCGGAGTGACGTGCTGCCTGCGGTTCCCGGGGCAGCTGAACTCCGACCTGCGGAAGCTGGCGGTGAACTTGATCCCGTTCCCGAGGCTCCACTTCTTCATGGTGGGATTCACCCCGCTGACGTCGCGCGGGTCGCAGCAGTACCGCGCGCTGACCATCCCGGAGTTGACGCAGCAGATGTGGGACTCCAAGAACATGATGTGCGCTGCCGACCCGCGGCACGGCCGCTACCTGACGGCGTCCGCCATGTACCGCGGGAAGATGAGCACCAAGGAGGTGGACGAGCAGATGATCGCTGTGCAGAACAAGAACTCGTCCTACTTCGTGGAGTGGATCCCGAACAACGTGAAGTCGAGCGTGTGCGACATCCCGCCCACTGGGCTCTCCATGTCGGCCACCTTCATGGGCAACTCCACGTCCATCCAGGAGATGTTCAGGCGCGTGTCGGAGCAGTTTACCGTCATGTTCCGGCGCAAGGCTTTCTTGCACTGGTACACCGGCGAGGGTATGGATGAGATGGAGTTCACCGAGGCGGAGAGCAACATGAACGACCTCGTGTCGGAGTACCAACAGTACCAAGACGCCGTCGCCGacgcagaggaagaagaagaagcctacGCGGAAGAAGACAACTAA